From Dasypus novemcinctus isolate mDasNov1 chromosome 8, mDasNov1.1.hap2, whole genome shotgun sequence, the proteins below share one genomic window:
- the PTGS1 gene encoding prostaglandin G/H synthase 1 isoform X2 yields the protein MSGRSLSLRFPLLLLLLPQPSLVLLAAPGAPTPVNPCCYYPCQHQGICVRYGLDRYQCDCTRTGYSGPNCTVPDLWTWLRISLKPSPSFLHFLLTHGRWFWEFVNATFVRDMLMRLVLTARSNLIPSPPTYNFAYDYISWESFSNVTYYTRVLPSVPQDCPTPMGTKGKKQLPDAQLLARRFLLRRKFIPDPQGANLMFAFFAQHFTHQFFKTSGKMGPGFTKALGHGVDLGHIYGDNLERQYQLRLFKDGKLKYQVLDGEVYPPSVEEAPVLMHYPQNVPPQSQMAVGQEVFGLLPGLMLYATLWLREHNRVCDLLKAEHPTWDDEQLFQTARLILIGETIKIVIEEYVQQLSGYFLQLKFDPELLFSAQFQYRNRIAMEFNQLYHWHPLMPDSFQVGSQEYSYKQFLFNTSMLVDYGVEALVDAFSRQRAGKIGGGRNINQHVLHVATEVIKESRELRLQPFNEYRKRFAMKPYTSFQELTGEKEIAAELEELYGDIDALEFYPGLLLEKCHPNSIFGESMIEIGAPFSLKGLLGNAICSPEYWKPSTFGGEKGFNIVKTATLKKLVCLNTKTCPYVSFRVPNPSQDHWPGVERPSPEL from the exons TGAACCCCTGCTGTTACTACCCTTGCCAGCACCAGGGTATCTGTGTCCGCTACGGCCTTGACCGCTACCAGTGTGACTGCACCCGCACGGGCTATTCCGGCCCCAACTGCACCGTCC CTGACCTATGGACCTGGCTCCGGATTTCCTTGAAACCCAGCCCCTCTTTCCTCCACTTCCTGCTGACACATGGGCGCTGGTTCTGGGAATTTGTAAATGCCACCTTCGTCCGTGATATGCTCATGCGCCTGGTACTCACAG CACGTTCCAACCTTATCCCCAGCCCTCCAACCTACAACTTTGCATATGACTACATCAGCTGGGAATCCTTCTCTAACGTGACCTATTACACTCGTGTTCTGCCTTCTGTGCCTCAAGACTGCCCCACGCCCATGGGAACCAAAG GGAAGAAGCAGCTGCCAGATGCGCAGCTCCTGGCCCGTCGCTTCCTGCTCAGGAGGAAATTCATACCTGACCCCCAAGGCGCCAACCTCATGTTTGCCTTCTTTGCACAACATTTCACCCACCAGTTCTTCAAAACTTCTGGCAAGATGGGCCCTGGCTTCACCAAGGCCTTGGGTCATGGT GTAGACCTTGGCCATATTTATGGAGACAATCTGGAACGTCAGTATCAGCTGCGGCTCTTTAAGGATGGGAAACTCAAGTACCAG GTGCTGGATGGAGAGGTGTACCCGCCATCTGTGGAAGAGGCGCCCGTGTTGATGCACTACCCGCAGAATGTGCCTCCTCAGAGCCAGATGGCTGTGGGCCAGGAGGTGTTTGGGCTGCTTCCCGGGCTCATGCTCTACGCCACGCTCTGGCTGCGTGAACACAACCGTGTATGTGACCTGCTGAAGGCTGAGCACCCCACCTGGGACGACGAGCAGCTCTTCCAGACGGCACGCCTCATCCTTATAG gggagacCATCAAGATTGTAATCGAGGAGTATGTGCAGCAGCTGAGTGGCTACTTCCTGCAGCTCAAGTTTGACCCTGAGCTGCTGTTCAGCGCCCAGTTCCAGTACCGCAACCGCATTGCTATGGAGTTCAACCAGCTCTACCACTGGCATCCACTCATGCCCGACTCCTTCCAGGTGGGCTCCCAAGAGTACAGCTACAAGCAGTTCTTGTTCAACACCTCCATGCTGGTGGACTATGGGGTTGAGGCCCTGGTGGATGCCTTCTCTCGCCAGAGAGCTGGTAAG ATCGGTGGGGGTAGGAACATAAACCAGCACGTCCTGCATGTGGCCACGGAGGTAATCAAGGAGTCTCGAGAGTTGCGGCTGCAGCCCTTCAATGAGTACCGCAAGAGGTTTGCCATGAAGCCCTACACCTCTTTCCAGGAGCTCACAG GAGAGAAGGAGATTGCAGCTGAGCTGGAGGAGTTATATGGAGACATCGATGCCCTGGAGTTCTACCCAGGGCTTCTTCTTGAGAAGTGCCATCCAAACTCCATCTTTGGGGAGAGCATGATAGAAATTGGGGCTCCTTTTTCCCTCAAGGGCCTCCTAGGGAATGCCATCTGTTCTCCAGAGTACTGGAAGCCCAGCACATTTGGTGGCGAGAAGGGCTTCAACATTGTCAAGACTGCCACGCTGAAGAAGCTGGTTTGCCTCAACACCAAAACCTGTCCCTATGTTTCCTTCCGTGTGCCCAACCCCAGCCAGGACCATTGGCCTGGTGTGGAGCGGCCATCCCCAGAACTCTGA
- the PTGS1 gene encoding prostaglandin G/H synthase 1 isoform X1, translating into MSVPRLSPSAGRSLSLRFPLLLLLLPQPSLVLLAAPGAPTPVNPCCYYPCQHQGICVRYGLDRYQCDCTRTGYSGPNCTVPDLWTWLRISLKPSPSFLHFLLTHGRWFWEFVNATFVRDMLMRLVLTARSNLIPSPPTYNFAYDYISWESFSNVTYYTRVLPSVPQDCPTPMGTKGKKQLPDAQLLARRFLLRRKFIPDPQGANLMFAFFAQHFTHQFFKTSGKMGPGFTKALGHGVDLGHIYGDNLERQYQLRLFKDGKLKYQVLDGEVYPPSVEEAPVLMHYPQNVPPQSQMAVGQEVFGLLPGLMLYATLWLREHNRVCDLLKAEHPTWDDEQLFQTARLILIGETIKIVIEEYVQQLSGYFLQLKFDPELLFSAQFQYRNRIAMEFNQLYHWHPLMPDSFQVGSQEYSYKQFLFNTSMLVDYGVEALVDAFSRQRAGKIGGGRNINQHVLHVATEVIKESRELRLQPFNEYRKRFAMKPYTSFQELTGEKEIAAELEELYGDIDALEFYPGLLLEKCHPNSIFGESMIEIGAPFSLKGLLGNAICSPEYWKPSTFGGEKGFNIVKTATLKKLVCLNTKTCPYVSFRVPNPSQDHWPGVERPSPEL; encoded by the exons TGAACCCCTGCTGTTACTACCCTTGCCAGCACCAGGGTATCTGTGTCCGCTACGGCCTTGACCGCTACCAGTGTGACTGCACCCGCACGGGCTATTCCGGCCCCAACTGCACCGTCC CTGACCTATGGACCTGGCTCCGGATTTCCTTGAAACCCAGCCCCTCTTTCCTCCACTTCCTGCTGACACATGGGCGCTGGTTCTGGGAATTTGTAAATGCCACCTTCGTCCGTGATATGCTCATGCGCCTGGTACTCACAG CACGTTCCAACCTTATCCCCAGCCCTCCAACCTACAACTTTGCATATGACTACATCAGCTGGGAATCCTTCTCTAACGTGACCTATTACACTCGTGTTCTGCCTTCTGTGCCTCAAGACTGCCCCACGCCCATGGGAACCAAAG GGAAGAAGCAGCTGCCAGATGCGCAGCTCCTGGCCCGTCGCTTCCTGCTCAGGAGGAAATTCATACCTGACCCCCAAGGCGCCAACCTCATGTTTGCCTTCTTTGCACAACATTTCACCCACCAGTTCTTCAAAACTTCTGGCAAGATGGGCCCTGGCTTCACCAAGGCCTTGGGTCATGGT GTAGACCTTGGCCATATTTATGGAGACAATCTGGAACGTCAGTATCAGCTGCGGCTCTTTAAGGATGGGAAACTCAAGTACCAG GTGCTGGATGGAGAGGTGTACCCGCCATCTGTGGAAGAGGCGCCCGTGTTGATGCACTACCCGCAGAATGTGCCTCCTCAGAGCCAGATGGCTGTGGGCCAGGAGGTGTTTGGGCTGCTTCCCGGGCTCATGCTCTACGCCACGCTCTGGCTGCGTGAACACAACCGTGTATGTGACCTGCTGAAGGCTGAGCACCCCACCTGGGACGACGAGCAGCTCTTCCAGACGGCACGCCTCATCCTTATAG gggagacCATCAAGATTGTAATCGAGGAGTATGTGCAGCAGCTGAGTGGCTACTTCCTGCAGCTCAAGTTTGACCCTGAGCTGCTGTTCAGCGCCCAGTTCCAGTACCGCAACCGCATTGCTATGGAGTTCAACCAGCTCTACCACTGGCATCCACTCATGCCCGACTCCTTCCAGGTGGGCTCCCAAGAGTACAGCTACAAGCAGTTCTTGTTCAACACCTCCATGCTGGTGGACTATGGGGTTGAGGCCCTGGTGGATGCCTTCTCTCGCCAGAGAGCTGGTAAG ATCGGTGGGGGTAGGAACATAAACCAGCACGTCCTGCATGTGGCCACGGAGGTAATCAAGGAGTCTCGAGAGTTGCGGCTGCAGCCCTTCAATGAGTACCGCAAGAGGTTTGCCATGAAGCCCTACACCTCTTTCCAGGAGCTCACAG GAGAGAAGGAGATTGCAGCTGAGCTGGAGGAGTTATATGGAGACATCGATGCCCTGGAGTTCTACCCAGGGCTTCTTCTTGAGAAGTGCCATCCAAACTCCATCTTTGGGGAGAGCATGATAGAAATTGGGGCTCCTTTTTCCCTCAAGGGCCTCCTAGGGAATGCCATCTGTTCTCCAGAGTACTGGAAGCCCAGCACATTTGGTGGCGAGAAGGGCTTCAACATTGTCAAGACTGCCACGCTGAAGAAGCTGGTTTGCCTCAACACCAAAACCTGTCCCTATGTTTCCTTCCGTGTGCCCAACCCCAGCCAGGACCATTGGCCTGGTGTGGAGCGGCCATCCCCAGAACTCTGA